The window CGCCGGCGTCCAGCAGGGCGGTCAGAACCGCCTTGGCATAGGGGGTTCCGGACGCTCCGCTGACGCCGACGATCCATGGTTCACGCATGGTTCAAGTGTGCCGCTACTCCACTGAGAGCTGCGCCGCGGTCGGGATCGCCTCGCTCAACCGGTACCACCCGGCGTCATCGGTGAAGTCGGTGACCACGGTGACCGACTCGTACACCTTGCGGATCTCCTCGATCGGCAGGTCACCGCCGACCGTCAGCATGCTGACGTCGTCGTCCAGCACGCGGGTGCAGGACCGTTCGTCGCACGGGTTCGGCGGCATCTGCTCTCGTGTCGCACGCGACGGATACAGACCGACCACGAGTTGATCGTGGAACTTCCGGTCACCGCTGCCGTTCCGGTTGAACATCCGTCCCGGGTTCGTCAGGAGCTCCCGCTGGGAGTCGGCCGGCGCGAACATGATGTTCGTCATCGACTTCAGGAACGGCGTGACCTCGCCGGGAGTGCTCCACGTCTCCATCAGCCGGTAGCCCGTCGGGACGTAGCCCACCCGCAGGGCGATCCGTGGTTCCGCGCCACCGCCCAGGACCAGGCCGGCGGCGATCCGGTAGGCGTCCGCCTTACTCGTCGTGTTCTCGCCGGTCGCCAGCTCGGCATACGCCCCGTCGGCATATTCCCAGGTCAGGATCGTCCGGAAGGACACCGTGCGGTAGAAGGCGGTGCGCCCGGCAACCGGTTCGGCGGCGGTGAGGCCGGTCAGCGGATGCTCCGGCGCGACACCGGGCCGGTACACGGTGAGCGATCCGACCCCCGGCTTCGCCCCACCCGCCGCCCTCTCGACGCTCGCCACCACGGCGCCGACGTCGAGGATGAACGGGTCCTCCACCACGTACCCGTCGACCGTGTATCCGCGGAACGTGTACGTCGTGACCGGCGCGGGCGTGGGCGCGGCCGGGACCGGCGGGGGTCCGTCGGCGCGGGTGACGACCTGCGGCACCCCGATCGCGGCGGCCACCGCCACCGCGGCCGCGACCGCCCACCCGCCGTTCCTCCGGCGACGCCGCCGACGGCCGGCCTCAACCACCTGCTCGACGCTGTAGCGGGCCGCCGGCGGGTTCGCCTTGGCCTCACGCAACAGTTCAGACAGCTGTTCCATGACCGGCCTCCATCTCGGTGCCGAGAATCTGGCGGAGCGCGTCGAGGCCACGCGCGGTGTACACCTTCACGGTTCCCTGCGGGCACTTCAGGGCCGCGGCGGTCTCCTGCACGCTGAGCCCCTCCAGGAAGCGCAGCACCAGCACCGCCCGCTGCCGGGCCGGCAGACCGTCGAGGGCCTGCCGAACCCGGAGCCGCTCGTCGACCGCCCCCGTGGCGTCGTCGGGCAGCGCGGAATCGGGCATCGAATGGCTGCGCGACTGCTCCCGCCGCCACCACGGGCGGCGGGTCTCGTCGATCGCGGCCCGCACCACCGCGGACCGGGCATACGCCGCCGGGTTGTCCACCCGATTCCACTTCACGTAAAGCCTGCTGAGAGCGGCCAGCACCGCATCCTCGGCCACCTGCCAGTCACCGCACGTGAGATACGCCAGCCCGCGCAACGGTTCGGTGCGCGCGGCGACGAACTCCCGGAACTCGGCTTCTCGATCGCTCACGCGGTTTAGACGGTGCGATCATCGTGCCGGGTTACATGCGATATCGCGCCGGAACCGCCTCCTCGACCGGAATCCACGTCGCGTGGTCCTCCGGCGCGGACAGGACCACGGAGTCGAGCACTTTCTGGGCCTCGGCTTCGGAGATGCTGCCGCTGACGTCGAGCTGGTAGCGGCCACCGGGCAGAACAAGCCGGGCCCGGCACGCGTCGTGAGCGCAGTCCGGGATGTCGCCCGGCACCGGCACCTGACTCATGATCAGCTGTAGGTCGCCCTTGGTCAGGCCGATGTCGGCGAAGGGCAGCCGGCCGGGGCCGGTGAGTTGCCGAGCCACGTCGTCGGTCGGCAGGAAGTGCGCGAGTGAGAACTTCTCGTCCTGGCTGACACTGAAGAGCCGGAACCCGGCCGGCACATAGCCGACCTTGAAGGCGACCGTCACCGGTGTCTCCGAGCCGAGCCGGAACCCTTCGGCCACCTCGCGCAGCACATCTTGGGTCGTTTCCAGGTCAGCGGTCAGGACGGCCGAGGCGCCGTCCGCATACTCCCAGATCAAACCCGCCTTCGGGCCGGGAGCGGTGAAGGTGGACGCCGGCCGGCCGCGGATCGGGTCGGCCGCGGTTCGCGCACCGATTCCCATCCGGGCGATCGGGTCGACACCGGGCTCGAACACGCGCAGATCGCCGCCTCCGTGCAACCCTTTGATCGGCATCACACTGGCGAACGTGTAACCGAGACTGAAGATCGTCGGTGTTCCGACCCGGTACTTCTTCACCTGGTATCCGGTGAACCGGGCCGCCGACGGGATCTGGTCTCCACGGCTCGGGGCGGGTGCTGGAGTGGTCGCCGCCGGTGGTGGCGGGGTCGGTTCCGGGTGCCGACCGGCAAGCTGCGGCACACCGATCGCGGCGGCCACCGCGACCACCGCCGCGAGCGCCCAGCCGGAGTTACGGCGGCGCTCCCGCCGCCGGCCGGCCGCCAGCACGTCGTCGACGGTGTGCCGGAGCGGCGGCGCGTCCGTCCGGATCTGCTCCTGCATCAACTCAGACAGCGGCTTCATGACGGGCCTCCAGCTCGTGGCCGAGAATCTGGCGGAGCGCGTCGAGGCCGCGCGAGGTGTAGACCTTCACGGTGCCTTCCGGGCACTTCAGGGCCGCGGCGGTCTGCTGCACGCTGAGCCCCTCCAGGAAGCGCAACACCAGCACCGCCCGCTGCCGGGCCGGTAGGCCGTCGAGGGCCTGTCGCAGCCGCAGCCGCTCGTCGACCGCACCGGTGGCGTCGTCGGGCAACGCCGAATCGGGCATGGCGTGACTGCGGGCCTGCTCACGCCGCCACCAGGGGCGGCGGGTCTCGTCGATGGCGGCGCGCACCACCGCGGTCCGGGCGTACGCCTCGGGGTTGTCCACCCGGTTCCACTTCACGTACAGCTTGGCCAGGGCGGACAGCACCGCGTCCTCGGCCACCTGCCAGTCGCCGCAGGTCAGATAGGCGAGCCCCCGTAACGGCTCCATCCGCGCGGCGACGAACTCGCGGAATCCGGCCTCTCTATCGCTCACGCCGATAAGACGGAAGCCCGGTCCGACCCGGTTACACCAGGTACAGATCGATCAGGGCGAACACGAACAGGGCGATGGCGATGAACCCGTTCGCGGTGAAGAACGCCCGGTTGACCTTGGAGAGATCGTTCTCGGTCACCACGACGTGCTGGTAGACCAGGCCGGCCCCGGTGACCAGCAGGCCCACCCACCAGGACCAGGTGAAACCGGCCAGCTGACCGAACCAGACGAACAGCGCGAAGCACAGCACGTGGGTGACCGTGGAGATGTGCAGCGCGGTCCGCACCCCGAACCGGGCCGGGGTGGAGTGCACCCCGATCTTCCGGTCCACCTCGACGTCCTGGCAGGCGTAGATGATGTCGAAGCCACCGATCCACAGGCCCACCGCGACGCCGAGCACCCAGGCCGGCCCGGAGCCGGCGAAGGTGCCGGTGATCGCCAGCCAGGCGCCGACCGGGGCGACCGCCTGAGCCAGCGCGAGCACGTAGTGCGGGAAGTTCGTGAACCGCTTCGCGTACGGATAGACGACCAGCGGGATCACCGCGAGCGGGGACAGGACCAGGCAGAGCGGGTTGAGCAGGCCGGCCGCGACGACCAGGATCACCAGCGAGACGATCGCGCCGGTCCAGGCGGTACGGACGCTGACCGCGCCGGTGACCAGCTCCCGGTTCTGCGTCCGCGGGTTCAGGGCGTCGATCTTGCGGTCGAGGATCCGGTTGGCCGCCATGGCGAAGGTACGCCCGGCGACCATCGCGATCGTGACGAGCACCAGATCGAGCCAGTGCGCACCGACCGTGTCGCCGCTTTTCAGCACGGCGACCAGCGACGACAGGTAGGCGAACGGCAGCGCGAAGATCGAGTGTTCGATCATCACCAGCCGCAGGAACGATTTGATCTTGCCCGGTTGCGGCGAAGCCACAGCTGTCACAGCCCGTATTCCTTCCACCGCTTGTCGACCAGACCGACCACCTCGGGGGACATGGTCATCTCCTCCGGCCAACCCCGGGAGTAGCCCTCGGACGGCAGCTTACGGGTGGCGTCGACACCCGCCTTCCCGCCCCAGAACTGCTGGTAGGACGAGTGGTCCAGGTGGTCCACCGGCCCCTCGGTGAGCAGCAGGTCGCGACCGTAGTCGACGTTGCCGAAGGCCCGGAACGCGACCTCGTTGTAGTCGTGCACGTCGACGTCCTCGTCGACCACCACGATCAGCTTGACCAGGGACAGCAGGTGGGCGCCCCAGATCGCGCTCATCACCTTCTGCGCGTGCTTGGGGTAGCGCTTGCGGATCGACACGATCAGGCAGTTGTGGAAGACACCCGAGGCCGGCATGTCGTAGTCGACGATGTCCGGGATCAGGATCTTCGCCAGCGGCAGGAAGATCCGCTCGGTGGCCTTGCCGAGACCGTGGTCCTCCTGCGGCGGCTTCGACGTGACGATCGACTGGTAGATCGGCTTCTTCCGCATGGTCATGCACTCGATGTGCAGCACCGGGAACGGCTCGACCGGCGTGTAGTAGCCGGTGTGGTCGCCGAACGGGCCCTCCGGCAGGCGCTCGCCGGGCTCCAGATAGCCCTCCAGGACGATCTGCGCCTCGGCCGGGACCTGCAGCGGGACGGTCACGCAGTCGACCATCTCGATCCGCTCGCCCTTGAGGAAACCGGCGAACAGGTACTCGTCGATGTCGGCCGGCAGGGGGGCGCTCGCCGCGTACGACACCACGGGATCGCAACCGATCGCGACGGCGACCGGAAGGCGCTCGCCGCGTCGCTCGGCCACCGCGTGATGCGCGGTCGAGTCCTTGTGGATCTGCCAGTGCATACCGAGCGTGTTCTTCGAGTGCTGCTGAAGCCGGTAGAGGCCGAGGTTGCGCTTACCGGTCTCCGGGTGCTTGGTGTGGGTCAGCCCGAAATTGTGGAAGATGCCGCCGTCGTCCGGCCAGACCTGCAGGCCGGGGAGCAGACCCAGGTCGACCTCGTCGCCCTTGAGCACGACCTCCTGGCAGGGGGCGCTCTTCACCTTCTTCGGCGGGACCGACTTGAGCTGCAGCACCTTGGCGATGCCCTCGCGGATCCCGGACCAGCCCACCGGCAGCTCCGGTTTGGCCAGCGCGCCGATCCGCTCGCCGACCTCGTCGAGCCGGTCCACGCCGAGGGCCATGGCCATCCGCTTCTCGGTGCCGAACAGGTTGATCACCAGCGGCATGTCGCCCCGGGTCGGGCGCTCGAAGAGCAGTGCCGGGCCACCGGCCCGCACGGTCCGCGTGACGATCTCGCTGATCTCCAGCGTCGGATCCACCGGCACGGTGACTCGTCGCAGCTCACCGGCGGCCTCCAGGGCGGCGATGAAGCTCTGCAGATCGGCATAGGGGAATCCACGCGGCGCCATGCCCCCAGTCTGGCACCAGGTTCCGTCACTGGAGATCCGGGACTCCCGTTGGGGCTTTCATGAGGCTGTGGAACGTGACCCGATGGTGTCTGCTGACCAGTCTGGCCGCGGCTCTCGCGGTCGCCGCCCCGGCGACCTCCGCGCCCGGGGCACGTCTACCCGGGTGCGGAGCGCCCGGCCCGGCCTCGACCAGCCCACCGACCGGCCCGGCCACCGTGGACAGCCCCCGCGCGTGTCGGGCCGGCGGTCCGGCCCTGGAATCCGACAAGATCGCCTTCACGCCGAGCGGCTACCACCACCTCGGTGCCGGGACCCGCGGTGAGTGGGGCGGGGTGTCCGGCCGCTTCTCGGTGGTGGACGGTTCGGTACGCCCACAGACCTACGACTTCGTGGTGGGCCGGTTCATGGCCAAACGCGACCTGGGTGGCGGACGGATCGCCTGGCTGGAGGCGGGCTGGTCGGAGACCGGCTGGGCCTCTCCGGGTCGCCAGCACATCTACACCTTCGACACGAACACCAATCGCTGGCAGTTCTACGACCAGTACGCGGTCCGCCCCGGTGACCAGGTGTGGCTGGACATCAGCACCGACCGGAACGGGATCTGGCGCGCCTGGCTGTGGTGGAACAACAGGTGGAACCTGCTCACCCAGCAGCAGCTGCCGCTGGGCCCGGTCGCCCGGATCGAGCAGTACGTGGAGGTGCACGTCGACCCGTCCCGGCAGGCCAAGCTCGACCTGCCGAAGGTGGCCGTGGACAACGTGCGACTGCGGCCGGTCGGTGGTGGGCCGGCCCGGTACTGGCGTGAGGACGTCGCGACCGAGACCGCGGCGCCCTCACGGGGTGGGTTCTGCCTGGACTGGAAGACCCGCTACGACACCTGGACCGCCGGCGACTGCCCGGATGACGACGATTAGGCGTACGAGTGCAGGCCCTCGAAGAAGAGGTTCACGCCGAACAGGTTCATCAGCATCGTGACGAAGCCGACGATCGCGATCCAGGTCGCGGTGGTCCGCTTGACGCTCGGGGTGGCCCGGGCGTGCAGGTAGGCGGCGTAGACGATCCACGAGATGAACGCCCACACCTCCTTCGGGTCCCAGCCCCAGTAGCGGCCCCAGGACGCCTCGGCCCACAGCGGCCCGGCGATCAACGCGCCGAACGTGAACAGCGGGAAGGCGAAGGCGTGCAGACGGAAGGTGAGCCGCTCCAGCGAACCGGCGTCACCGACCCGGCGACCGAGCGTGTACGGGAAACCGCGCTTACCGGCGTCCCACCCGTTCTTGATCAGGAACATCGCGGCCGGCACCGCCCCGAGCAGGAAGATGCCGGACGAGATGATGATCGTCGAGACGTGGAAGATGAACCAGTACGAGTTCAGCGCCGGGACCAGCGGGCCGACCGGGGTGTAGGCGATCAGCGCGGCCGCGCCGAGCAGCACCACCAGGATCAGCGAGACGAAGAGGCCCAGGTGGCGCACGGCGGGCTTACGAAGCAGCACGACCGCCCAGACCGCGGCGCCGACCA of the Actinoplanes sichuanensis genome contains:
- a CDS encoding SigE family RNA polymerase sigma factor; translation: MSDREAGFREFVAARMEPLRGLAYLTCGDWQVAEDAVLSALAKLYVKWNRVDNPEAYARTAVVRAAIDETRRPWWRREQARSHAMPDSALPDDATGAVDERLRLRQALDGLPARQRAVLVLRFLEGLSVQQTAAALKCPEGTVKVYTSRGLDALRQILGHELEARHEAAV
- a CDS encoding SigE family RNA polymerase sigma factor; translated protein: MSDREAEFREFVAARTEPLRGLAYLTCGDWQVAEDAVLAALSRLYVKWNRVDNPAAYARSAVVRAAIDETRRPWWRREQSRSHSMPDSALPDDATGAVDERLRVRQALDGLPARQRAVLVLRFLEGLSVQETAAALKCPQGTVKVYTARGLDALRQILGTEMEAGHGTAV
- the mqnP gene encoding menaquinone biosynthesis prenyltransferase MqnP codes for the protein MRAVTAVASPQPGKIKSFLRLVMIEHSIFALPFAYLSSLVAVLKSGDTVGAHWLDLVLVTIAMVAGRTFAMAANRILDRKIDALNPRTQNRELVTGAVSVRTAWTGAIVSLVILVVAAGLLNPLCLVLSPLAVIPLVVYPYAKRFTNFPHYVLALAQAVAPVGAWLAITGTFAGSGPAWVLGVAVGLWIGGFDIIYACQDVEVDRKIGVHSTPARFGVRTALHISTVTHVLCFALFVWFGQLAGFTWSWWVGLLVTGAGLVYQHVVVTENDLSKVNRAFFTANGFIAIALFVFALIDLYLV
- the ccsB gene encoding c-type cytochrome biogenesis protein CcsB, whose product is MAELSNQLMALTVLAYLAAMICYAGEYAFGKRSHIGRAASRSLVGAGAPVPDDVVIAKPGAGKGELVGRIAVVLNLIGLALHLGTTATRGIAAERMPWGNMYEYILSATLVGAAVWAVVLLRKPAVRHLGLFVSLILVVLLGAAALIAYTPVGPLVPALNSYWFIFHVSTIIISSGIFLLGAVPAAMFLIKNGWDAGKRGFPYTLGRRVGDAGSLERLTFRLHAFAFPLFTFGALIAGPLWAEASWGRYWGWDPKEVWAFISWIVYAAYLHARATPSVKRTTATWIAIVGFVTMLMNLFGVNLFFEGLHSYA
- a CDS encoding menaquinone biosynthesis decarboxylase, with the translated sequence MAPRGFPYADLQSFIAALEAAGELRRVTVPVDPTLEISEIVTRTVRAGGPALLFERPTRGDMPLVINLFGTEKRMAMALGVDRLDEVGERIGALAKPELPVGWSGIREGIAKVLQLKSVPPKKVKSAPCQEVVLKGDEVDLGLLPGLQVWPDDGGIFHNFGLTHTKHPETGKRNLGLYRLQQHSKNTLGMHWQIHKDSTAHHAVAERRGERLPVAVAIGCDPVVSYAASAPLPADIDEYLFAGFLKGERIEMVDCVTVPLQVPAEAQIVLEGYLEPGERLPEGPFGDHTGYYTPVEPFPVLHIECMTMRKKPIYQSIVTSKPPQEDHGLGKATERIFLPLAKILIPDIVDYDMPASGVFHNCLIVSIRKRYPKHAQKVMSAIWGAHLLSLVKLIVVVDEDVDVHDYNEVAFRAFGNVDYGRDLLLTEGPVDHLDHSSYQQFWGGKAGVDATRKLPSEGYSRGWPEEMTMSPEVVGLVDKRWKEYGL